The following proteins come from a genomic window of Gordonia westfalica:
- a CDS encoding response regulator encodes MTSTAPTDSGSDPIRVLLVDDQELIRTGLRRILRLRDGFDIVGECADGSEVLAAVAEHRPDIVVMDLRMRNIDGITATTMLRTLREPPPVLVLTTFDDDDLLSGALRAGAAGFILKDSPAEALIWAVRAVVRDGAFLDPAVTERVLNGFRRAGREQASTAPDLTDRETDVLRLIARGLTNTEIGTTLGISQVTVKSHVNHIFTKLDLRDRAAAIVYAYDRGLVLAEFD; translated from the coding sequence ATGACGTCCACAGCTCCCACCGACAGCGGCAGCGACCCGATCCGCGTCCTGCTGGTCGACGATCAGGAGCTGATCCGAACCGGCCTGCGGCGCATCCTCCGGCTCCGCGACGGTTTCGACATCGTCGGCGAATGTGCGGACGGCTCAGAGGTTCTCGCCGCGGTGGCCGAACACCGGCCGGACATCGTGGTGATGGATCTGCGCATGCGCAACATCGACGGCATCACCGCCACGACGATGCTCCGGACCCTCCGCGAACCGCCACCGGTGTTGGTGCTTACCACCTTCGACGACGACGATCTGCTCTCCGGCGCGCTCCGGGCGGGTGCGGCCGGTTTCATCCTGAAGGACTCCCCCGCCGAGGCGCTGATCTGGGCGGTCCGTGCAGTGGTCCGCGACGGCGCCTTCCTCGATCCCGCGGTGACCGAGCGGGTGCTGAACGGATTCCGGCGGGCCGGCCGCGAACAGGCCTCGACCGCACCGGATCTGACCGACCGCGAGACCGACGTCCTCCGCCTGATCGCCCGCGGTCTGACCAACACCGAGATCGGTACGACACTTGGCATTTCGCAGGTGACGGTGAAGAGTCACGTGAACCACATCTTCACCAAACTCGACCTGCGGGATCGCGCCGCGGCGATCGTCTACGCCTACGACCGGGGACTGGTTCTGGCCGAATTCGACTGA
- a CDS encoding flavin-containing monooxygenase: MTQTLEPVVSTDRTPQQRIDAWLEEFEAALSALDVGRATNAFLTDSYWRDLTAFTWNIKTVEGHEQISDMLTARLADTRPAGFATTEDATDDGDGVASAFISFETAVGRCEGHVRIRPDSDGTDRAWTLLTTMQELKDHEERRGPTRVLGAVHGSDPDTRSWAEKKADEELELGRTVQPYVLVIGGGQGGIALGARLRQLGVPSIVVDRHDRPGDQWRKRYKSLCLHDPVWYDHLPYLPFPENWPVFAPKDKIGDWLEFYTKVMEVPYWSKTTCLSADYDEEQERWTVEIDRDGERLTLHPTQLVLATGMSGKPSIPTVPGQDIFAGEQHHSSQHPGPDAYAGKKVVVIGSNNSAHDICKALVDNGVDATMVQRSSTHIVKSDSLRSIALGGLYSEEAVASGMTTKKADLTFASLPYRIMHEFQVPVYNQIREQDKEFYDRLEAAGFKLDFGDDDSGLFMKYLRRGSGYYIDVGASELIANGTIKLVQGQLDHLTETSVVLSDGTELEADVVVYATGFGSMNGWAADLMGQDVADRVGKVWGLGSDTTKDPGPWEGEQRNMWKPTQQPGLWFHGGNLHQSRHYSLYLALQLKARYEGLDTPVYGLAEVHHLS; encoded by the coding sequence ATGACCCAGACGCTGGAGCCGGTCGTCAGCACCGACCGCACACCGCAGCAGCGAATCGACGCGTGGCTGGAGGAGTTCGAGGCGGCCCTGTCGGCCCTCGACGTCGGTCGTGCGACGAATGCGTTCCTCACCGACAGCTACTGGCGCGACCTCACCGCCTTCACCTGGAACATCAAGACGGTCGAGGGCCACGAGCAGATCAGCGACATGCTGACGGCCCGTCTGGCCGACACCCGTCCCGCCGGCTTCGCGACGACCGAGGACGCCACCGACGACGGTGACGGCGTCGCGTCGGCGTTCATCTCCTTCGAGACCGCTGTCGGACGCTGCGAGGGTCACGTGCGTATCCGCCCGGATTCGGACGGCACCGACCGCGCGTGGACGCTCCTCACCACGATGCAGGAGCTGAAGGACCACGAAGAGCGCCGCGGCCCGACCCGCGTGCTCGGCGCTGTACACGGCTCCGATCCGGACACCCGCTCATGGGCGGAGAAGAAGGCCGACGAGGAACTCGAACTCGGTCGCACCGTTCAGCCGTACGTCCTCGTCATCGGCGGCGGGCAGGGCGGCATCGCGCTGGGAGCACGCCTCCGCCAGCTAGGGGTGCCGTCGATCGTCGTGGACCGTCATGACCGACCCGGCGACCAGTGGCGCAAGCGGTACAAGTCCCTGTGCCTGCACGACCCGGTCTGGTACGACCACCTCCCGTACCTCCCCTTCCCGGAGAACTGGCCGGTGTTCGCTCCCAAGGACAAGATCGGCGACTGGCTCGAGTTCTACACCAAGGTCATGGAGGTCCCCTACTGGAGCAAGACCACCTGCCTGTCCGCCGATTACGACGAGGAGCAGGAACGCTGGACCGTCGAGATCGACCGTGACGGCGAGCGCCTGACACTCCATCCGACGCAGCTCGTGCTGGCCACGGGTATGTCCGGCAAGCCGTCGATCCCGACCGTTCCGGGTCAGGACATCTTCGCCGGCGAACAGCACCACTCCAGCCAACACCCCGGCCCCGACGCCTACGCCGGCAAGAAGGTCGTCGTGATCGGGTCGAACAACTCCGCTCACGACATCTGCAAGGCCCTGGTGGACAACGGCGTCGACGCCACGATGGTGCAGCGCTCGTCGACGCACATCGTGAAGTCGGATTCTCTTCGATCGATTGCTCTCGGCGGGCTCTACAGCGAGGAAGCGGTGGCCTCCGGGATGACCACCAAGAAGGCCGATCTCACCTTCGCGTCGCTGCCCTACCGGATCATGCACGAATTCCAGGTGCCGGTGTACAACCAGATCCGCGAGCAGGACAAGGAGTTCTACGACCGTCTCGAGGCGGCCGGCTTCAAGCTCGACTTCGGTGACGACGACTCGGGTCTGTTCATGAAGTATCTACGACGCGGCTCGGGCTACTACATCGACGTCGGCGCCAGCGAGCTCATCGCCAACGGCACCATCAAACTGGTCCAGGGGCAGCTCGATCACCTGACCGAGACCTCCGTCGTCCTCTCCGACGGCACCGAACTCGAGGCCGACGTCGTGGTCTACGCAACCGGGTTCGGATCGATGAACGGCTGGGCCGCCGACCTGATGGGTCAGGACGTGGCCGATCGCGTCGGCAAGGTCTGGGGCCTCGGCTCCGACACCACCAAGGACCCCGGTCCGTGGGAGGGCGAGCAGCGCAACATGTGGAAGCCGACGCAGCAGCCGGGTCTCTGGTTCCACGGCGGCAATCTGCATCAGTCCCGCCACTACTCGCTGTACCTGGCACTGCAGCTCAAGGCACGGTACGAGGGTCTGGACACCCCGGTCTACGGCCTGGCCGAAGTGCACCACCTCAGCTGA
- a CDS encoding helix-turn-helix domain-containing protein, which produces MMTSDHVSDLEPAVQAGDDPREFAHVLSAVHDAAMSGGRMPARPRTVIDDSWQRLRKAGLDPDADTAVERGLDVEELEERRRQSGLIDVVDELARGLDSLIADGDNILVIADARGHVLWRSGSSRVLNRADHLGFIEGADWAEASVGTNAIGTALMSGRSIQVFSAEHFVRSHHSWTCTGAPIKDPRTGDVLGVVDVSGPAATIHPTTLALVHAVARLAESQLREQHHRRLDCLRAVAAPILARSPGPALAVDVDGWVAAVDAVSPRSRLLLPRGVGPGRSFFGALGECDVEALPGGWLVRVADASDASTTRVSMRTVTTASGGECVEVSVEGASGGWTHRCSPRHGDILTFLAQHRPGVTAAQMSMHLFGVDDRAVTVRAEMSRLRKRFGGLLMAGPYRFADGVEVRLHG; this is translated from the coding sequence ATGATGACTTCCGACCACGTCTCCGATCTCGAGCCGGCCGTCCAGGCCGGCGACGATCCGCGGGAGTTCGCGCACGTTCTCAGCGCGGTCCACGATGCGGCGATGTCGGGCGGACGTATGCCGGCACGCCCGCGCACGGTGATCGACGATTCCTGGCAGCGGCTCCGCAAGGCGGGCCTCGACCCGGACGCGGACACTGCGGTCGAGCGGGGCCTCGACGTCGAGGAACTCGAGGAGAGGCGTCGGCAGTCGGGACTGATCGATGTCGTCGACGAGCTTGCGCGCGGTCTGGACTCGCTCATCGCCGACGGGGACAACATCCTGGTCATCGCCGATGCGCGCGGACACGTGTTGTGGCGCAGCGGGTCGTCGAGGGTGCTCAACCGCGCCGATCATCTCGGATTCATCGAGGGTGCGGACTGGGCCGAGGCCTCGGTGGGGACCAATGCGATCGGTACCGCTCTGATGTCCGGCCGGTCCATCCAGGTTTTCTCCGCGGAGCACTTCGTGCGCAGTCATCACTCCTGGACGTGCACCGGCGCACCGATCAAGGACCCGCGCACCGGTGACGTGCTCGGCGTCGTCGACGTGAGTGGCCCGGCCGCGACGATCCACCCGACGACCCTGGCGCTCGTGCACGCCGTCGCCCGGTTGGCCGAGTCTCAGTTGCGCGAACAGCATCATCGACGCCTCGACTGTCTGCGTGCGGTTGCCGCACCGATTCTGGCCCGTTCACCGGGGCCGGCGCTGGCGGTGGATGTCGACGGCTGGGTTGCCGCCGTCGATGCGGTGTCCCCGCGCTCCCGGCTGCTGTTGCCGCGCGGTGTGGGACCCGGCCGGTCGTTCTTCGGCGCGCTCGGCGAATGCGACGTGGAGGCGCTGCCCGGTGGATGGTTGGTGCGGGTCGCGGACGCCTCGGATGCTTCGACGACGCGGGTCTCGATGCGCACGGTGACGACGGCATCCGGCGGGGAGTGCGTCGAGGTGTCGGTCGAGGGCGCCAGCGGGGGATGGACCCACCGATGCTCCCCGCGTCACGGGGACATCCTCACTTTCCTCGCGCAGCACCGGCCCGGGGTCACCGCTGCGCAGATGTCGATGCACCTCTTCGGCGTCGACGACCGGGCGGTGACCGTGCGTGCCGAGATGTCGCGGCTGCGCAAACGTTTCGGCGGCCTGCTGATGGCGGGGCCGTACCGCTTCGCCGACGGGGTCGAGGTGCGGCTGCACGGCTGA
- a CDS encoding sensor histidine kinase: MTSFTAGLGAELRRRIERAGGDYPPLYPAVILSASVAVTVVSVAQRYPFDQLGWVIAALAFACGTLVLDLSLPPSSFVCFTVLASTLCFLMVPVPNDAAPLQLILSAAIGAAMYSLRIGIRVAVLCIALVVVFGIFGGLESPALYALGVACGWLIGYMVLIQKRLSDNRARVLRERADRAASDERRRIAREIHDVIAHSLSITMLNVTGARRALEQDRDVDEALEALTDAERQGRQAMSEIRTIVHVLGADETQPPTAPPGCRDLAALVDDYRKAGVHVSHRVDGDLAALSDPVSAAVYRITQESLANVVKHSTANRAAVTVIVGDSVAVTIENPHLGGRSKDRGGTGIDGMTQRAALLGGDLETSHDGGTWKVRATMPARVMTDGLGV, encoded by the coding sequence GTGACGAGCTTCACAGCAGGTCTCGGAGCCGAACTGCGGCGTCGGATAGAGCGTGCCGGTGGGGATTACCCGCCGCTGTATCCGGCGGTCATCCTGTCGGCGAGTGTCGCCGTCACGGTGGTCTCGGTGGCCCAGCGGTACCCGTTCGACCAGCTCGGCTGGGTGATCGCCGCACTCGCCTTCGCGTGCGGCACCCTCGTGCTCGATCTGAGCCTGCCGCCGTCGTCCTTCGTGTGCTTCACCGTGCTCGCGAGCACGTTGTGCTTCCTGATGGTTCCGGTGCCCAACGACGCCGCGCCGCTACAGCTGATCCTCTCCGCGGCGATCGGTGCCGCGATGTACTCGCTGCGCATCGGAATCCGCGTGGCGGTGTTGTGTATCGCGTTGGTCGTGGTGTTCGGCATCTTCGGCGGCCTCGAGTCCCCGGCCCTGTACGCACTCGGCGTCGCCTGCGGCTGGTTGATCGGCTACATGGTCCTGATCCAGAAACGCCTCTCCGACAATCGCGCCCGGGTCCTGCGTGAGCGTGCCGATCGCGCCGCCAGCGACGAACGTCGTCGCATCGCCCGGGAGATCCACGACGTCATCGCGCACTCGTTGTCGATCACGATGCTTAACGTCACCGGCGCGCGGCGCGCCCTGGAACAGGATCGCGATGTCGACGAGGCACTCGAAGCCCTGACGGACGCCGAACGCCAGGGCAGGCAGGCGATGTCCGAGATCCGGACCATCGTGCACGTACTCGGCGCCGACGAGACGCAGCCGCCGACGGCACCACCCGGGTGCCGCGATCTCGCCGCGCTGGTCGACGACTACCGGAAGGCCGGAGTCCACGTCTCCCACCGCGTGGACGGCGATCTCGCGGCGCTCTCCGATCCCGTCTCGGCAGCCGTCTACCGGATCACCCAGGAATCCCTCGCCAACGTCGTCAAACACTCGACCGCCAACCGGGCCGCGGTGACCGTCATCGTAGGCGACTCGGTCGCGGTCACGATCGAGAACCCCCACCTCGGCGGTCGGTCGAAAGATCGAGGCGGGACCGGGATCGACGGCATGACACAACGCGCCGCCCTGCTCGGAGGCGATCTCGAGACCTCCCACGACGGCGGGACATGGAAGGTTCGGGCCACGATGCCGGCGCGGGTCATGACCGACGGGCTGGGCGTATGA
- a CDS encoding MarR family winged helix-turn-helix transcriptional regulator, translating into MANDDLVHRLRALTVELESVGSEFASRNVLHATDVRALIALLDRSRAGVVATPGWLAGHLGLNSASTTALIDRLESRGLVTRTRDEADRRRVALHVTDAAQDMGWAFFGPLIDRVQTVAEGFSDADLDIVSAFLDQVITAVGDLRGS; encoded by the coding sequence GTGGCAAACGACGACCTGGTCCATCGCCTGCGGGCGCTGACCGTCGAACTCGAGTCGGTCGGGTCCGAGTTCGCGTCGCGGAATGTTCTGCACGCCACCGATGTGCGTGCTCTCATCGCGTTGCTCGACCGATCGCGCGCCGGAGTGGTGGCAACCCCCGGTTGGCTCGCCGGCCACCTCGGCCTCAACTCTGCGTCGACGACGGCGTTGATCGACAGGCTCGAATCACGTGGCCTGGTGACGCGGACCCGGGACGAGGCCGACCGTCGCAGGGTTGCGCTGCACGTCACCGACGCGGCCCAGGACATGGGCTGGGCCTTCTTCGGTCCGCTCATCGACCGTGTGCAGACCGTCGCGGAGGGATTCTCGGACGCCGACCTCGATATCGTCAGCGCCTTCCTCGACCAGGTCATCACGGCGGTAGGGGATCTGCGCGGGTCCTGA
- a CDS encoding MSMEG_1061 family FMN-dependent PPOX-type flavoprotein, with protein MQVTDETHLREIVGHPIEMVRNKVKPTLSEIHRDWLAESPMVFLATADEHGRVDVSPKGDPRGKVVHVIDDTRIAIPERPGNKRVDGYLNILRNPHAGTVFLIPGRGDTLRVNGPARIVDDGDYFDELAVKGKRPILAVEIDVDEVFFHCAKAFMRSDLWKPDTWAPDVLPSTAAITKLVLPEVDEEALEKRYSEENYRKILY; from the coding sequence ATGCAGGTCACCGATGAGACACATCTTCGGGAGATCGTCGGACATCCGATCGAGATGGTCCGCAACAAGGTCAAGCCGACCCTGTCGGAGATCCATCGCGACTGGCTCGCCGAATCCCCGATGGTGTTCCTGGCGACCGCGGACGAACACGGTCGGGTCGACGTGTCCCCCAAGGGCGATCCGCGCGGGAAGGTCGTCCACGTCATCGACGACACCCGCATCGCAATCCCCGAGCGACCGGGCAACAAGCGGGTCGACGGCTACCTCAACATTCTCCGGAATCCTCACGCGGGCACCGTTTTCCTGATCCCGGGCCGTGGCGACACGCTGCGGGTCAACGGTCCCGCACGCATCGTCGACGACGGCGACTACTTCGACGAACTGGCGGTCAAGGGCAAACGGCCGATTCTCGCGGTCGAGATCGACGTCGACGAGGTGTTCTTCCACTGCGCCAAGGCATTCATGCGATCGGACCTGTGGAAGCCGGACACGTGGGCCCCCGACGTGCTGCCGTCGACCGCGGCGATCACGAAACTGGTCCTGCCCGAGGTCGACGAGGAGGCGCTGGAGAAGCGGTACTCCGAGGAGAACTACCGCAAGATCCTGTACTAG
- a CDS encoding universal stress protein, producing MRLLPGRNGSRWVASPENSELHGLSVGRPVLVGASGSEASRRAVKAAVRATGGTSDVILVCATRRSRRDEAPTGLHDALKDESYLLTGQATVAEQLRTARELAFWLGARSVATYSDFGDPVTVLHHAADRFGAGTVVLGAAGGRPGWTARALRRRLDPGIDLVVTDGAVHHRRRFEARQPSTWGIGWALPEKGSRTALTT from the coding sequence ATGAGGCTGCTCCCCGGACGCAACGGCTCTCGATGGGTCGCGTCACCCGAGAATTCAGAACTGCACGGGCTGTCCGTGGGACGGCCGGTACTCGTCGGCGCCTCCGGCAGCGAGGCGTCCCGTCGAGCTGTGAAGGCCGCGGTGCGCGCGACCGGGGGGACGTCCGACGTCATCCTGGTCTGCGCGACCCGACGCAGCCGGCGGGACGAGGCCCCGACCGGACTGCACGATGCCCTCAAAGACGAGTCCTATCTGCTGACCGGTCAGGCCACCGTCGCCGAACAGCTGCGGACAGCGCGGGAACTCGCCTTCTGGCTCGGTGCGCGGTCGGTGGCGACGTACTCCGATTTCGGCGACCCGGTGACGGTGTTGCACCACGCGGCCGATCGATTCGGAGCCGGAACGGTCGTGCTCGGTGCGGCCGGTGGACGGCCGGGGTGGACGGCACGGGCACTGCGCAGGCGGCTCGACCCGGGCATCGACCTCGTCGTCACCGATGGGGCGGTGCATCACCGTCGCCGGTTCGAGGCACGGCAGCCGTCCACCTGGGGCATCGGCTGGGCACTCCCGGAAAAGGGGTCTCGTACGGCCCTCACCACGTGA
- a CDS encoding propionyl-CoA synthetase, with product MGRYTEAFSRAVDDREGFWLEAAEAVDWTTEPTRALDDSAAPFYRWFPGGELNTSYNALDRHVAAGHGDRTALIWDSAMVGEVRRYTYAELLDEVSRFAGVLAARGITAGDRVVIYMPMIPEAAIAMLACSRIGAVHSVVFGGFAAPELAARIDDAEPDAIVTASGGLEPGRAVEYLPMVARAIELSASAPQTVIVKNRPEINGSAADHDGWLDWDEAIAGASPAEPVPVAATDPLYILYTSGTTGKPKGVVRDNGGHAVALAWSMKNLYDISAGDVWWTASDVGWVVGHSYIVYAPLLVGATTVMYEGKPVGTPDAGAFWRVIADHGVKALFTAPTAIRAVRKADPNAAELAKYDISTLRTLFAAGERLDPDTFTWASETLGVPVVDHWWQTETGWAIAANLRGLEPMPIKAGSPTVPVPGYQVGVVDAAGTPVGAGEEGSIVITLPLPPGTLAGLWRDEERYRKSYLAAFDGYYLTGDSGYIDEDGYVFVLGRSDDVINVAGHRLSTGSIEAVVASHPAVAECAVIGIHDDLKGQRPSGYVVLKSGVDIEADTLRDELVAKVRNEIGAVATFRDVTVVPALPKTRSGKILRKTMRQIADHEEYTVPSTIEDPDVLTALAEQLKG from the coding sequence ATGGGCCGGTACACCGAAGCATTCAGCCGGGCGGTCGATGACCGTGAGGGCTTCTGGCTCGAGGCCGCCGAGGCCGTCGACTGGACCACCGAGCCCACTCGCGCCCTCGACGACTCGGCCGCACCGTTCTACCGCTGGTTTCCCGGCGGCGAGCTGAACACCTCGTACAACGCCCTCGACCGCCACGTCGCAGCCGGCCACGGCGACCGCACCGCTCTCATCTGGGACTCGGCGATGGTCGGCGAGGTGCGCCGCTACACCTACGCCGAACTGCTCGACGAGGTGTCCCGATTCGCCGGCGTCCTGGCCGCCCGCGGCATCACCGCAGGCGATCGCGTGGTCATCTACATGCCGATGATCCCGGAGGCCGCCATCGCGATGCTGGCCTGCTCGCGGATCGGTGCCGTGCACTCGGTGGTCTTCGGCGGCTTCGCCGCACCCGAGCTCGCCGCCCGCATCGACGACGCCGAGCCGGATGCGATCGTCACGGCTTCCGGTGGTCTCGAGCCCGGCCGCGCGGTCGAATACCTGCCGATGGTGGCCAGGGCGATCGAATTGTCGGCGAGTGCGCCGCAGACCGTCATCGTGAAGAACCGCCCCGAGATCAACGGTTCCGCCGCCGATCACGACGGCTGGCTGGACTGGGATGAGGCGATCGCCGGTGCGTCGCCGGCCGAGCCGGTCCCGGTCGCCGCGACCGATCCGCTCTACATCCTGTACACCTCCGGCACCACCGGTAAGCCCAAGGGCGTGGTCCGCGACAACGGCGGGCATGCCGTCGCGCTGGCCTGGTCGATGAAGAACCTCTACGACATCTCGGCCGGGGACGTGTGGTGGACGGCCTCCGACGTCGGCTGGGTCGTCGGCCACTCGTACATCGTGTACGCACCGCTGCTGGTCGGGGCGACGACGGTGATGTACGAGGGCAAGCCCGTCGGCACCCCGGACGCCGGCGCGTTCTGGCGTGTCATCGCCGATCACGGCGTGAAGGCGCTGTTCACCGCGCCGACCGCGATCCGCGCCGTGCGCAAGGCCGATCCGAACGCGGCCGAACTCGCGAAGTACGACATCTCCACCCTGCGGACGCTGTTCGCCGCCGGTGAGCGTCTGGATCCGGACACCTTCACGTGGGCGTCGGAAACTCTCGGCGTCCCGGTGGTCGACCACTGGTGGCAGACCGAGACCGGCTGGGCGATCGCCGCGAATCTCCGTGGGCTCGAACCGATGCCGATCAAGGCAGGCTCCCCGACGGTCCCCGTCCCCGGCTATCAGGTGGGCGTCGTCGATGCCGCCGGCACGCCGGTGGGCGCAGGTGAAGAGGGCAGCATCGTCATCACCCTGCCGCTGCCGCCGGGCACGCTCGCCGGTCTGTGGCGGGACGAGGAGCGCTACCGCAAGTCCTACCTGGCCGCCTTCGACGGCTATTACCTGACCGGCGACTCCGGCTACATCGACGAAGACGGCTACGTGTTCGTCCTCGGCCGCTCGGACGACGTGATCAACGTTGCCGGACACCGGCTTTCGACCGGAAGCATCGAGGCCGTCGTGGCCTCGCATCCGGCGGTCGCCGAGTGCGCGGTCATCGGCATCCACGACGACCTCAAGGGTCAGCGACCCAGCGGTTACGTGGTGCTGAAGTCGGGTGTCGACATCGAGGCGGACACGCTGCGCGACGAGCTGGTGGCCAAGGTGCGCAACGAGATCGGTGCGGTCGCGACCTTCCGCGACGTGACGGTGGTGCCGGCACTGCCCAAGACGCGGTCGGGCAAGATCCTACGGAAGACGATGCGCCAGATCGCCGATCACGAGGAGTACACCGTCCCGTCGACCATCGAGGACCCGGACGTGCTGACCGCACTCGCCGAGCAGCTCAAGGGCTGA
- a CDS encoding alpha/beta hydrolase translates to MARPSPQYFADSSDGRTFFTAYDSLIARSGGRPIEVETGHGVTRVNSYSDAPGTPLVLLPGGGATSASYVNVAGPLAERRRVLTIDIIGDAGRSRPGPGRPRTPDDLLAWLDAVFDDLGLDTVDLVGHSYGAMIALAYATGLHHERVRRLVLLDPTSCFAGLRLGYLAHALPTLVAPTPQRQRRFLSWETAGAPLDETWVEMYCAGARFPTGRTIVPKRPSREAFSMLRGGKEVTAVLAPDSRAHDAARVSAKIRGCLPDARIMLLGSGTHHTLPLEPADEIAAALLTLAP, encoded by the coding sequence ATGGCACGACCGTCACCGCAATACTTCGCCGACTCCTCCGACGGCAGGACCTTCTTCACCGCCTACGACTCCCTCATCGCGCGGAGCGGAGGCCGTCCGATCGAGGTCGAGACCGGTCACGGCGTGACTCGCGTCAACAGCTACAGCGATGCGCCGGGCACCCCGCTGGTCCTGCTCCCCGGCGGGGGCGCCACATCCGCGTCGTACGTGAACGTCGCCGGACCCCTCGCCGAGCGTCGTCGCGTCCTGACGATCGACATCATCGGCGACGCCGGTCGCTCACGCCCCGGGCCCGGCCGACCGCGCACCCCCGACGACCTGTTGGCGTGGCTGGATGCGGTATTCGACGACCTCGGCCTCGACACCGTTGATCTGGTGGGCCACTCGTACGGCGCGATGATCGCGCTGGCCTACGCAACCGGGCTCCACCACGAGCGGGTGCGTCGACTCGTCCTCCTCGATCCGACATCGTGTTTCGCCGGTCTGCGGTTGGGTTACCTCGCCCACGCGTTGCCGACGCTCGTCGCCCCGACTCCGCAGCGACAGCGCCGATTCCTGTCGTGGGAGACCGCAGGCGCCCCCCTCGACGAGACCTGGGTCGAGATGTACTGCGCCGGGGCGCGGTTCCCCACCGGCCGGACGATCGTCCCCAAACGTCCCTCCCGCGAAGCATTCTCGATGCTGCGGGGCGGCAAGGAGGTCACCGCGGTACTCGCACCGGACAGCCGGGCGCACGACGCCGCCCGCGTCTCCGCGAAGATTCGGGGTTGTCTCCCTGATGCGCGGATCATGCTCCTGGGCAGCGGAACTCACCACACGTTGCCACTCGAGCCCGCGGACGAGATCGCCGCGGCGCTGCTGACCCTCGCTCCCTGA